The following coding sequences lie in one Cannabis sativa cultivar Pink pepper isolate KNU-18-1 chromosome 5, ASM2916894v1, whole genome shotgun sequence genomic window:
- the LOC115715766 gene encoding probable polygalacturonase translates to MLRFAGSFLLCLCAVAPLLSSLSAAELVTCSGIVPMRYRNDKISITDFGGVGDGRTLNTKAFREAIYRIEHLRRRGGTLLYIPPGVYLTGSFNLTSRMTLYLARGAVIKATQDTSSWPLVAPLPSYGRGRELPGGRYMSFIHGDGLHDVIITGENGTIDGQGDVWWNMWRQRTLQYTRPNIIELLNSKNIIISNVILRNSPFWNIHPVYSSNIVVRYVTILAPRDSPNTDGIDPDSSSNVCIEDSYISTGDDLVAIKSGWDQYGIAYGRRSSDITIRRVTGSSPFAGIAVGSETSGGVENVYAEHINLFNMGVGIHVKTNIGRGGIIRNLTFSNVYMENARKGIKISGDVGDHPDDRFNPNALPIVKGITFNDVWGVGVMQAGLIRGLKNSPFTGVCLSNVNLHGVAGPRTPSWQCSDVVGASRLVSPSPCSQLISSQQRGSCSNY, encoded by the exons ATGCTTCGATTTGCGGGTTCGTTTTTGCTCTGTCTCTGTGCTGTGGCTCCGTTGTTGAGCTCTCTCTCGGCGGCGGAACTGGTAACGTGCTCTGGCATAGTACCAATGAGGTACCGAAACGATAAGATTTCGATTACGGACTTTGGGGGTGTCGGTGATGGACGAACGTTGAATACAAAAGCGTTTCGTGAGGCAATTTATCGAATTGAGCATCTGAGAAGAAGAGGTGGTACGCTTCTTTACATACCACCTGGGGTTTACTTAACAGGGAGCTTTAATCTCACTAGCCGTATGACTCTGTATTTGGCCAGAGGAGCTGTTATCAAAGCCACTCAG GATACCTCAAGTTGGCCTCTAGTTGCCCCATTGCCCTCTTATGGAAGAGGGAGGGAGCTCCCTGGTGGAAGGTATATGAGCTTTATTCATGGAGATGGACTCCATGATGTGATTATTACTG GTGAAAATGGTACCATTGATGGCCAAGGAGACGTTTGGTGGAACATGTGGAGACAAAGAACTTTGCAATATACAAGACCAAATATTATTGAACTCTTGAATTCTAAAAACATTATTATATCAAACGTCATCTTGCGAAACTCTCCCTTCTGGAACATTCACCCTGTTTATTCCAG CAATATTGTCGTGCGCTATGTTACAATATTAGCTCCACGTGACTCTCCCAACACTGATGGAATTGATCCAG ATTCTAGCTCTAACGTCTGCATAGAGGATTCGTATATTTCCACCGGAGACGATCTCGTGGCTATAAAGAGTGGATGGGATCAATACGGAATAGCATACGGCCGCCGCAGCTCAGACATCACAATCAGGAGAGTAACAGGCTCATCCCCATTTGCAGGAATCGCGGTTGGAAGCGAAACCTCAGGCGGAGTAGAGAATGTCTATGCAGAACACATAAACCTTTTCAACATGGGAGTTGGAATCCACGTAAAGACAAACATAGGCAGAGGAGGGATCATAAGGAACTTAACATTCTCTAATGTCTATATGGAAAATGCCCGAAAAGGAATAAAGATCTCCGGTGACGTTGGAGATCATCCGGACGATAGATTCAACCCGAATGCACTTCCAATTGTGAAAGGCATTACCTTTAATGATGTTTGGGGAGTTGGGGTTATGCAGGCAGGTCTAATAAGAGGACTGAAGAACTCTCCGTTCACCGGAGTTTGTCTTTCGAATGTTAACCTCCACGGCGTAGCCGGACCAAGAACACCGTCTTGGCAATGCTCCGACGTGGTCGGAGCTTCACGGCTGGTGAGCCCTTCTCCGTGTTCTCAGCTCATCAGTAGCCAACAAAGAGGTTCTTGTTCTAATTACTAA
- the LOC115715767 gene encoding uncharacterized protein LOC115715767 has product MAKLSLTLTLLFFFFAFSHARFSLDLTSSNDVVEEPESNHIFLPTQRPESDPNFLNTQTQKLVVSQLDESDPKLTFISFRPINGRQFPRRPFPLTFRHRHGHRCRHHQFRLRRSDPTVRSYGNDMILSDELSRDQSSEEDAVFRHHHHHRHLRHGHHHHINNNYHHNHEYEGNNDHGYSNGFMRSFRKFLNLD; this is encoded by the coding sequence ATGGCCAAACTCTCTCTAACCTTaactcttctcttcttcttcttcgcttTCTCTCACGCTCGTTTTTCCTTAGATCTAACCTCCTCAAACGACGTCGTTGAAGAACCCGAATCCAATCACATCTTCTTACCCACACAGAGACCCGAATCCGACCCGAATTTCCTCAacacccaaactcaaaaactcGTCGTATCTCAACTCGATGAATCTGATCCCAAATTAACCTTCATCTCTTTCCGACCGATTAACGGCCGTCAATTTCCAAGACGTCCGTTTCCGTTGACTTTCCGTCACCGTCACGGTCACCGTTGTCGCCACCATCAATTTCGGTTGAGACGATCAGATCCGACCGTCCGATCGTACGGTAACGACATGATCTTGTCCGATGAATTGAGCAGAGATCAGAGCTCAGAAGAAGATGCTGTGTTtcgccaccaccaccaccaccgtcACCTCCGCCATGGTCACCACCACCACATCAACAACAATTATCACCATAACCACGAATATGAAGGTAACAATGATCATGGTTACAGTAATGGTTTCATGAGGAGTTTTCGTAAGTTTTTGAATCTAGATTGA
- the LOC115716990 gene encoding subtilisin-like protease SBT2.5: protein MGSNTKTESYFVFMNYDPEYERLRADNKGKKETNELDLYLSQKHDEILARTLEPGSYKKILSLVIVDGFSAEITEQQANVLRSAKEVRLVEKNQELK from the exons atgggaAGTAATACAAAAACTGAGTCATACTTTGTTTTCATGAACTATGATCCTGAATATGAGCGCCTTCGAGCTGATAATAA aggGAAGAAGGAAACAAATGAGCTTGATTTATACCTTAGCCAAAAACATGATGAGATATTAGCAAGGACTCTTGAGCCTGGTTCCTACAAGAAAATATTGTCTCTTGTTATTGTTGATGGATTTTCAGCTGAGATCACTGAACAACag gCCAATGTGCTTAGATCTGCCAAAGAAGTGAGGTTGGTGGAGAAAAATCAAGAACTTAAATGA